The following are from one region of the Theropithecus gelada isolate Dixy chromosome 6, Tgel_1.0, whole genome shotgun sequence genome:
- the SRP19 gene encoding signal recognition particle 19 kDa protein isoform X1: protein MYVQQLDLTYFLRLRMSEGPGDAGKMAALEKMTFPEKPSHKKYRAALKKEKRKKCRQELARLRDSGLSQKEEEEEEDTFIEEQQLEEEKLLERERQRLHEEWLLREQKAQEEFRIKKEKEEAAKKWQEQERKLKEQWKEQQRKDREEEDQKRQKKKKEEAVQKMLDQAENELENGTIWQNPEPPVDFRVMEKDRANCPFYSKTGACRFGDRCSRKHNFPTSSPTLLIKSMFTTFGMEQCRRDDYDPDASLEYSEEEIYQQFLDFYEDVLPEFKNVGKVIQFKVSCNLEPHLRGNVYVQYQSEEECQAALSLFNGRWYAGRQLQCEFCPVTRWKMAICGLFEIQQCPRGKHCNFLHVFRNPNNEFWEANRDIHLSPDQTGSSFGKNSERRERMGHHDHYSSRLRGRRNPSPDHSYKRNGESERKRSSHRGKKSHKHTSKSPEKHNSPSRGRNRHRSQGQGRQSQSRRSHRSRSQSSSRSRSRGRRRSGNRGRTVQSPKSK, encoded by the exons ATGTATGTTCAGCAGTTGGACTTAACGTATTTCTTGAG GTTAAGAATGTCTGAGGGGCCAGGCGATGCCGGCAAGATGGCTGCACTTGAGAAGATGACGTTTCCAGAGAAACCAAGCCACAAAAAGTACAGGGCCGCCCTGAAGAAGGAGAAACGAAAGAAATGTCGGCAGGAACTTGCTCGACTGAGAGACTCAGGACTCtcacagaaggaggaggaggaggaggaggacactTTTATTGAAGAACAACAACTAGAAGAGGAGAAGCTATTGGAAAGAGAGAGGCAAAGATTACATGAGGAGTGGTTGCTGAGAGAGCAGAAGGCACAAGAAGAATtcagaataaagaaggaaaaggaagaggcagCTAAAAAATGGCAAGAACAAGAGAGAAAGTTAAAGGAACAATGGAAAGAACAGCAGAGGAAAGATAGAGAAGAGGAGGACCAGAAacgacagaagaaaaaaaaagaggaagctgTGCAGAAGATGCTGGATCAGGCTgaaaatgagttagaaaatggtaccatatggcaaaaccctgaacCACCTGTGGATTTCAGAGTAATGGAGAAGGATCGAGCTAATTGTCCCTTTTACAGTAAAACAGGAGCTTGCAGATTTGGAGACAGATGTTCACGTAAACATAATTTCCCAACATCCAGTCCTACCCTTCTTATTAAGAGCATGTTTACAACGTTTGGAATGGAGCAGTGCAGGAGGGATGACTATGACCCTGACGCAAGCCTGGAGTATAGCGAGGAAGAAATCTACCAACAGTTCCTAGATTTCTATGAGGATGTGTTGCCCGAGTTCAAGAACGTGGGGAAGGTGATTCAGTTCAAGGTCAGCTGCAATTTAGAACCTCACCTGAGGGGCAATGTATATGTTCAGTACCAGTCGGAAGAAGAATGCCAAGCAGCCCTTTCTCTGTTTAATGGACGATGGTATGCAGGACGACAGCTGCAATGTGAATTCTGCCCAGTGACCCGGTGGAAAATGGCGATTTGTGGTTTATTTGAAATACAACAGTGTCCAAGAGGAAAACACTGCAACTTTCTTCATGTGTTCAGAAATCCCAACAATGAATTCTGGGAAGCTAACAGAGACATCCACTTGTCTCCAGATCAGACTGGCTCCTCCTTTGGCAAGAACTccgagaggagggagaggatgggcCACCACGACCACTACTCCAGCAGGCTGCGGGGAAGGAGAAACCCTAGTCCAGACCACTCCTACAAAAGAAATGGGGAATCTGAGAGGAAAAGGAGTAGTCACAGGGGGAAGAAATCTCACAAACACACATCAAAGAGTCCGGAGAAGCACAATTCACCaagcagaggaagaaacaggcacCGCAGCCAGGGCCAGGGCCGCCAGAGCCAGAGCCGCAGGAGCCACCGCAGCCGGAGCCAAAGTTCCTCTAGGTCCCGAAGTCGTGGCAGGAGGAGGTCGGGTAATAGAGGCAGAACTGTTCAGAGCCCCAAATCCAAATAA
- the SRP19 gene encoding signal recognition particle 19 kDa protein isoform X7, which yields MACAAARSPADQDRFICIYPAYLNNKKTIAEGRRIPISKAVENPTATEIQDVCSAVGLNVFLEKNKMYSREWNRDVQYRGRVRVQLKQEDGSLCLVQFPSR from the exons ATGGCTTGCGCTGCAGCGCGGTCCCCGGCGGACCAGGACAG GTTTATTTGTATCTATCCtgcttatttaaataataagaagaCCATCGCAGAGGGAAGGCGAATCCCCATAAGTAAG GCTGTTGAAAATCCTACAGCTACAGAGATTCAAGATGTATGTTCAGCAGTTGGACTTAACGTATTTCTTGAG aaaaataaaatgtactctaGAGAATGGAATCGTGATGTCCAATACAGAGGCAGAGTCCGGGTCCAGCTCAAACAGGAAGATGGCAGCCTCTGCCTTGTGCAGTTCCCATCAC GTTAA
- the SRP19 gene encoding signal recognition particle 19 kDa protein isoform X2 translates to MSEGPGDAGKMAALEKMTFPEKPSHKKYRAALKKEKRKKCRQELARLRDSGLSQKEEEEEEDTFIEEQQLEEEKLLERERQRLHEEWLLREQKAQEEFRIKKEKEEAAKKWQEQERKLKEQWKEQQRKDREEEDQKRQKKKKEEAVQKMLDQAENELENGTIWQNPEPPVDFRVMEKDRANCPFYSKTGACRFGDRCSRKHNFPTSSPTLLIKSMFTTFGMEQCRRDDYDPDASLEYSEEEIYQQFLDFYEDVLPEFKNVGKVIQFKVSCNLEPHLRGNVYVQYQSEEECQAALSLFNGRWYAGRQLQCEFCPVTRWKMAICGLFEIQQCPRGKHCNFLHVFRNPNNEFWEANRDIHLSPDQTGSSFGKNSERRERMGHHDHYSSRLRGRRNPSPDHSYKRNGESERKRSSHRGKKSHKHTSKSPEKHNSPSRGRNRHRSQGQGRQSQSRRSHRSRSQSSSRSRSRGRRRSGNRGRTVQSPKSK, encoded by the coding sequence ATGTCTGAGGGGCCAGGCGATGCCGGCAAGATGGCTGCACTTGAGAAGATGACGTTTCCAGAGAAACCAAGCCACAAAAAGTACAGGGCCGCCCTGAAGAAGGAGAAACGAAAGAAATGTCGGCAGGAACTTGCTCGACTGAGAGACTCAGGACTCtcacagaaggaggaggaggaggaggaggacactTTTATTGAAGAACAACAACTAGAAGAGGAGAAGCTATTGGAAAGAGAGAGGCAAAGATTACATGAGGAGTGGTTGCTGAGAGAGCAGAAGGCACAAGAAGAATtcagaataaagaaggaaaaggaagaggcagCTAAAAAATGGCAAGAACAAGAGAGAAAGTTAAAGGAACAATGGAAAGAACAGCAGAGGAAAGATAGAGAAGAGGAGGACCAGAAacgacagaagaaaaaaaaagaggaagctgTGCAGAAGATGCTGGATCAGGCTgaaaatgagttagaaaatggtaccatatggcaaaaccctgaacCACCTGTGGATTTCAGAGTAATGGAGAAGGATCGAGCTAATTGTCCCTTTTACAGTAAAACAGGAGCTTGCAGATTTGGAGACAGATGTTCACGTAAACATAATTTCCCAACATCCAGTCCTACCCTTCTTATTAAGAGCATGTTTACAACGTTTGGAATGGAGCAGTGCAGGAGGGATGACTATGACCCTGACGCAAGCCTGGAGTATAGCGAGGAAGAAATCTACCAACAGTTCCTAGATTTCTATGAGGATGTGTTGCCCGAGTTCAAGAACGTGGGGAAGGTGATTCAGTTCAAGGTCAGCTGCAATTTAGAACCTCACCTGAGGGGCAATGTATATGTTCAGTACCAGTCGGAAGAAGAATGCCAAGCAGCCCTTTCTCTGTTTAATGGACGATGGTATGCAGGACGACAGCTGCAATGTGAATTCTGCCCAGTGACCCGGTGGAAAATGGCGATTTGTGGTTTATTTGAAATACAACAGTGTCCAAGAGGAAAACACTGCAACTTTCTTCATGTGTTCAGAAATCCCAACAATGAATTCTGGGAAGCTAACAGAGACATCCACTTGTCTCCAGATCAGACTGGCTCCTCCTTTGGCAAGAACTccgagaggagggagaggatgggcCACCACGACCACTACTCCAGCAGGCTGCGGGGAAGGAGAAACCCTAGTCCAGACCACTCCTACAAAAGAAATGGGGAATCTGAGAGGAAAAGGAGTAGTCACAGGGGGAAGAAATCTCACAAACACACATCAAAGAGTCCGGAGAAGCACAATTCACCaagcagaggaagaaacaggcacCGCAGCCAGGGCCAGGGCCGCCAGAGCCAGAGCCGCAGGAGCCACCGCAGCCGGAGCCAAAGTTCCTCTAGGTCCCGAAGTCGTGGCAGGAGGAGGTCGGGTAATAGAGGCAGAACTGTTCAGAGCCCCAAATCCAAATAA
- the SRP19 gene encoding signal recognition particle 19 kDa protein isoform X5, whose amino-acid sequence MACAAARSPADQDRLLKILQLQRFKMYVQQLDLTYFLRKIKCTLENGIVMSNTEAESGSSSNRKMAASALCSSHHVSFLNESVGLRDRFLLCSTEKVLKLKGESHSLHSED is encoded by the exons ATGGCTTGCGCTGCAGCGCGGTCCCCGGCGGACCAGGACAG GCTGTTGAAAATCCTACAGCTACAGAGATTCAAGATGTATGTTCAGCAGTTGGACTTAACGTATTTCTTGAG aaaaataaaatgtactctaGAGAATGGAATCGTGATGTCCAATACAGAGGCAGAGTCCGGGTCCAGCTCAAACAGGAAGATGGCAGCCTCTGCCTTGTGCAGTTCCCATCACGTAAGCTTTTTAAATGAATCAGTGGGGCTCAGGGATAGGTTTCTCCTATGCAGCACAGAAAAGGTTCTAAAACTGAAAGGTGAAAGTCACAGTTTGCATTCTGAAGATTAA
- the SRP19 gene encoding signal recognition particle 19 kDa protein isoform X4 — protein sequence MACAAARSPADQDRFICIYPAYLNNKKTIAEGRRIPISKKNKMYSREWNRDVQYRGRVRVQLKQEDGSLCLVQFPSRKSVMLYAAEMIPKLKTRTQKAGGADQSLQQGEGSKKGKGKKKK from the exons ATGGCTTGCGCTGCAGCGCGGTCCCCGGCGGACCAGGACAG GTTTATTTGTATCTATCCtgcttatttaaataataagaagaCCATCGCAGAGGGAAGGCGAATCCCCATAAGTAAG aaaaataaaatgtactctaGAGAATGGAATCGTGATGTCCAATACAGAGGCAGAGTCCGGGTCCAGCTCAAACAGGAAGATGGCAGCCTCTGCCTTGTGCAGTTCCCATCAC GTAAGTCAGTAATGTTGTATGCAGCAGAAATGATACCTAAACTAAAAACAAGGACACAAAAAGCAGGAGGTGCTGACCAAAGTCTTCAACAAGGAGAGGGAAgtaaaaaagggaaaggaaagaaaaagaagtaa
- the SRP19 gene encoding signal recognition particle 19 kDa protein isoform X8, whose translation MACAAARSPADQDRLLKILQLQRFKMYVQQLDLTYFLRKIKCTLENGIVMSNTEAESGSSSNRKMAASALCSSHHVSQ comes from the exons ATGGCTTGCGCTGCAGCGCGGTCCCCGGCGGACCAGGACAG GCTGTTGAAAATCCTACAGCTACAGAGATTCAAGATGTATGTTCAGCAGTTGGACTTAACGTATTTCTTGAG aaaaataaaatgtactctaGAGAATGGAATCGTGATGTCCAATACAGAGGCAGAGTCCGGGTCCAGCTCAAACAGGAAGATGGCAGCCTCTGCCTTGTGCAGTTCCCATCAC GTAAGTCAGTAA
- the SRP19 gene encoding signal recognition particle 19 kDa protein isoform X6: MACAAARSPADQDRFICIYPAYLNNKKTIAEGRRIPISKAVENPTATEIQDVCSAVGLNVFLEKNKMYSREWNRDVQYRGRVRVQLKQEDGSLCLVQFPSHYTLSLTSGS; encoded by the exons ATGGCTTGCGCTGCAGCGCGGTCCCCGGCGGACCAGGACAG GTTTATTTGTATCTATCCtgcttatttaaataataagaagaCCATCGCAGAGGGAAGGCGAATCCCCATAAGTAAG GCTGTTGAAAATCCTACAGCTACAGAGATTCAAGATGTATGTTCAGCAGTTGGACTTAACGTATTTCTTGAG aaaaataaaatgtactctaGAGAATGGAATCGTGATGTCCAATACAGAGGCAGAGTCCGGGTCCAGCTCAAACAGGAAGATGGCAGCCTCTGCCTTGTGCAGTTCCCATCAC ATTATACACTAAGCCTAACTTCTGGTTCCTAG
- the SRP19 gene encoding signal recognition particle 19 kDa protein isoform X3, with the protein MACAAARSPADQDRFICIYPAYLNNKKTIAEGRRIPISKAVENPTATEIQDVCSAVGLNVFLEKNKMYSREWNRDVQYRGRVRVQLKQEDGSLCLVQFPSRKSVMLYAAEMIPKLKTRTQKAGGADQSLQQGEGSKKGKGKKKK; encoded by the exons ATGGCTTGCGCTGCAGCGCGGTCCCCGGCGGACCAGGACAG GTTTATTTGTATCTATCCtgcttatttaaataataagaagaCCATCGCAGAGGGAAGGCGAATCCCCATAAGTAAG GCTGTTGAAAATCCTACAGCTACAGAGATTCAAGATGTATGTTCAGCAGTTGGACTTAACGTATTTCTTGAG aaaaataaaatgtactctaGAGAATGGAATCGTGATGTCCAATACAGAGGCAGAGTCCGGGTCCAGCTCAAACAGGAAGATGGCAGCCTCTGCCTTGTGCAGTTCCCATCAC GTAAGTCAGTAATGTTGTATGCAGCAGAAATGATACCTAAACTAAAAACAAGGACACAAAAAGCAGGAGGTGCTGACCAAAGTCTTCAACAAGGAGAGGGAAgtaaaaaagggaaaggaaagaaaaagaagtaa